The DNA region GCGCTGGCGGGCGGGGGATTCCTGCTCGGGCGCGGCACGTCGCCCAGGCCAGACAGCGCGCCGCCGCCCGCGATCCAGTCCGCGCCGCCGTCGCCGGCGGCTCAGCCTGAACCGCCGCATATTCTGGGCCGCGCGGACCTCCTCGCGCTCGCCGCCAAGGCGGCCGATGCCGCCGCATCGGGGCAGGTGCTGCCGACCGGCCTGCAGGGCAAGCGGTTCGAGCTCGTTCTCCCCTTCGGCTGCGCCGGGCCTGCCGCTGCCGACAGCGCCGCGCCCTTGCGCTGGCGCTATGATGCCGCGCAGCAGACCCTGCGCGTTCATGTCGCGCCCGCCCGCTGGTCGCTGGCCGACTGGGGGCTTGCTCCGGATAAGGGCGGGGACGGGACGAGCGGCGAAGGGGATACGGGCGTCGACGCCAGGGCGGGGGAAGCGGCCGGGCAGGCCCGGCTTGAGGGCTTCTGGATCGAGCGGCCCTGGTCTAGCGCCGAGACCTGTCCGCCCGTTCCTCCCGGACCGGCTGCAAGCGAGGGTGCATCTGCGCCCCTGCTCCCGCCTGAGCAGACGCTGGCCTTTGCGCAATGGCGCAGCGAGGCAGGACGGACCGATACAGCGCGGGCCGGGCGGGCCTATGCCCTGGTCAAGCGCTTGGCGCCGGACGCAGCGCCCGGGCCGAAGGGGCTCCGTATCCGGCTCATCGGCCGGGTCGCCCGCCTTCCGGATGGCGGCAGCCTGCGCTGCACCCAGGCCGCCGGGCCGGACCAGCGCCCGGTCTGCCTCCTTGCCATCGCGCTCGACGAGGTGCGCATCGAGAACCCCGCCGATGGGGCGGTGCTCGGCACCTGGTCGGAGGCCATCGTCCAGCCCTGACGGCGCGCGCGCGCTGATGCGGTGCTCTCGCTCAAGCCGATAGCCCGGGCGGGCGAGGGCCGCCTGCTTCGCGCAAGATCGCCGGGCCGCCCGGACCGCATGGTATCCCAGGGGAACCCGTCGGCGCGCCATTGGTCGCTCGCCCTGCGCCCGCGTCCGGCCGGTCTGCCGGCGCATGAGCCTCGCCCGCCGCGCCGGGTGCCAGGGCCATTGCCGCAAGGGGAGCCGATCCTGGGGGCGGCCTGACAATTGTCCGTTCACCGCCGGCCTGGGCTGCCAGCGTCCCTTCCGCGCCGTTGACGTGACACCTGCGGCGAGGGGATGGGCCCGGCAACCCCGTTCCAGGCGCCCGTGTTGCCGCTGCGCGGCGGCCCGCGCCAGCGCCTTCCAGGGGTTCCCCTCCCGCGCTGCGCGCGTCGGTGCAGGTCCCGGCCCCACGCCGCCAATCGGTGTCACCGGCGGGAAGGAACGCCGGCAACCCAAGGAGGCTCATCATGAACGAAGTCAATCTCACCGGCCGCGTCGCCAAGGATCCGCAGACCCCCTCGGGCAATGGTCCCGTCACCCTCATCGTCGCGACCGACCGGGTCAAGCTCAAGGACGGCAAGACCTATATCGACGAGGCGACCGGCTACACGGCCAAGACCAGCGAGTTCCACAAGGTTACCTGCTTCAACGGCCAGGGCAAGGCGGCGGCCACGCGCAAGAAGGGCGACGTCGTCGCCATTTCGGGCTATCTGCACTATTCGAGCTGGGAAGATCGCGACGGCAACGCCCGCTACGGCGCCGAGGTCATCGCCGACCGGCTCCATTTCTTCTGACAGGCGCCGGGCGGCGCCCATGCGCCGCCCTTCGCTGGCCGCAGGTGCGCATCCCCCGCGCGCCTGCGGCACTCTTGCACAAAGGACCGCTCTTGGAACCCGACACGCCCCTCGCCGCCACACCCAGCCGCCGCATCGCGCTGCTCATCGATGCCGACAATGTGAGCCATGCCAAGATTGGCGCCATCCTCGCCGAGCTCAGCAAATATGGCACTGCCAATATCCGCCGCGCCTATGGCAACTGGGCGGCGACGACGCTCAAGGGCTGGACCGGAAAGCTCCACGATTTCGCGATTCGGCCCATCCAGCAGTTCAGCTATTCCACCGGCAAGAACGCCACCGATATCGCGCTCGTCATCGATGCGATGGAACTGCTCTATACCCAGGACCTGGACGCCTTTGCGATCGCGTCGAGCGATGCCGACTTCACGCCGCTGATCATGCAGCTCAAGGCCAATGGCCATGAGGTCTACGGGTTCGGCGAGCGCAAGACGCCGACGCCTTTCGTCAACGCCTGCACCACTTTCCTCTTCCTTGACGGCCTCGAGGACAGCGCCCCGCCTGCCGAAGCGGAGGTCGAGGCTCCGGCTGCTGCGCAGCCGAAGGGGCGCGGTCGCCGCAAGGCGGCGCCTGCCGCTGCGCCCGCCGCTGCCGCCGCGCCTGCCGCTCCGCCAGAAGCGCCGACGACGCCCGGCGCCAAGTCGCTCGCGCAGGACAGCAAGCTCATCACCACCCTGCGCGGCGCGGTCGAGGCCGCCGCCCGCGACGATGGCTGGGCGCACATGGCGGCGGCCGGCAGCGCGGTAAAGCGCCAGGCACCAATCGATCCGCGCAACTATGGGGTCAAGAATTTCCCCCGGCTGTTCGAGGCGACCGGCCTGTTCGTCATCATGAAGGGCGACAACGGCCAGACCTATGTCGCGGACAAGCGCAACACCGACCGCGCCGCCAAGCCCGGCGGCTAGGTCGGATACCGGGCCGGGCCCTCAGCGCGGCCCGGCCTGCGCCCGCAGATGGGCGATGATCCGCGTCCATTCCTCGCCATGGGCCACGCCCGGGTCCGCGATCGCGGCGAGGACGGTCCGGACCTGCGGCAGGAAGCTTTGCCACATCGGCGCGCCCTCGAAACGGATGTCGCAAGCCAGGCCCTCCGCCTCGCACAGCGCCCGCGCGGCGCGCTCGCTGCCCTTGCCTTTGACCATGATCTTCGTGTCCCGCATTTGACGCCCGAGTCCCTGGCGTCCGGTCTCGAAAATAGCCCTCGCGCCTGGTCCGCGCCAGCGATCTCGCGGGCAGGGCGATCCTCGATAGTCCGAGCCGGGTTGGATATCCCGTCGCCGACGCGGCGGGGCGCGGTAAAAAGGAATGGGGCGGCGCATCCCGGCCGTCGGCCGGGACCGGCGCTCTAGTCGCTGGCGCTCCCGGAGCCGCGCCTGCGCCGCGTCTCCGCCCTGCCGGGTGACGATCACCTTGCGGGGTGCCAACCGGATCCCCCCGTTTTCTATTTATCTCTCTCTAGTCGTCCAAGTGTGGCGTGCGGGGATCGGCGCTCGTCAAGGATGAGCGGTCCCCCCAATTTTGACGGCGCCGCCGCGTGCCGCGCCGACCCCGACAAAATCGGTTCCCCCACTCCCCGCAGAGCGGCGGCGACCGGAGACCGGTCGCCGTCCCTGACCAGCTTGACCGCCGCACGCCCGGGGGAGGGCCTCATCGAACGGATGAGACACTCACACGGAGGCACTCATGACCAACTTCACCAACTTCGCCGATCTCGCCAGCTTCATCGCCGCAAGCCGCGACAATGACGACGCCAGCCGCAATTATGGAGCCGCCTTCATCGAGCATAGCGAGATGGCCAAGCTCTCCATCGTCGAGGCGCCTGAAGCGCTCGACATGCCCGACCCGGAGCAGGTCCGCGCCGCGGTCGACATGATGATGCAGACGATGTTCGACGTCCTGCGCGACACCAGGATGGAGGCCTATGCCGCCGATCTCGCGTGGGGCTTTGCCAACAGCTTCCATGTCGTGGCCAAGCGCATCGAGGGCCGCGAGGATGACGCCGCCAAGGCGCTCGGGGAGCTCGCGCGCCACTACGACCCCTCGGAAATCTACGCGACGGAACTGGAGGACACGCAGCTGCTCTGCCAGACGCTGCAGGGATGCCGCGAAGCGATGGAATGCATGCGCGACCATGCCGCCGAAGTCTACCGGGTCGAGACCGGCAAGCCCTTCTCGCCTGTCAAGGGCAGCCGGGCATCCTCCGCGCTCAGCGCCTCGATGATCGACGCGCGCGATTATCTCGCAGGACGCGCCCGGACGCGCCGCGAACAGTTCGCGCCCGATGGTCCGGTGGTCATCTTCTCTGGCGGCCAGGTCTGGGAAGATCATGACCTGCTCTACAAGGGCCTCGACCGCATCAAGACGCGTATCCCCGAGATGATCCTCGCCACGACCGCGCAGGCCAAGGGCTGCGATGCCATTGCCCACGCCTGGGCCGCCGCTCGCGGCGTCAAGGTCATCCAGTTCCGCCTGGACCGCAGCCAAGGCAACCGCGCCGCCTTCGTCCGCAACGACCGGCTGGTGAACCTCAAGCCCGTCGAAGCGGTCATCTGCGAGGGCTCGGGCATCCAGATGAACCTCGCCCAGAAGCTGCGCCAGGCGGGGGTTCCGCTCCACGTCGTCAATCTCGCCCACCAGCGGACGGCCAAGCGGGCGTGAGCCCATCGGAGAGGTTCCGGCTCAGGCCGGGGCCTCTCCTCCGTCTTTTCGTCTGGCAGGGCGGCGCGCCGGGGCATCGAACCCCGTCGCGCCGCGCCGAAGGCGACCCTGAAACCTCTATCGGAGGGCTCTGGAGACCGGCCCGCAAAGCCCAAAGGAAAGAGGGGTGGAAAGGCGCGAGCCAACAGACAAGGAGAGCTCCCATGTCGATCCCGTTTCGCACTGCTGCCGCCGCGTCCACGATCCAATATCGCCCGCTCGTGGCCCGCATCACCGCGCGACACTATGCCCGCCTGCGCACCTATCTCGAAGCCGAAGCGGTCCGGCAGGGTCTGGACCTCCTGTGGCAAAACGAGGGCGACGAGCACGCGCTCGACTATACGCTGAGCGCCCGCGTCGACACGCTGGCCCTGGCCGCCCTCGCCAAGCTCTTCGACTATGACGCCGATGTGATCGCGGTCCTCGAAGAAGCGCAGTTCACGCGCGCACAGATCCGCACCCGCCGCCTGCCGATGAGCGGCGACATTGTGCTCGAAATCGGCGGGCAGGGCGCGGGCGGCGCCGGTATGAGCGCGCCGGAATCGGCAGAGCAGGGCGGGGCACGATGACACGCCGGGCACGTCCTTTGCAGCCCGAACGCGCGCCGCGCCTCGACCTTTTGACGTTGCTCGGCCCCGCGCCAGTCGATGCCTTGTGGGAAGCGGAAAAGGCCGGCTGGCGCGCCTTCGTCATGGGTCATGGCGGGAGCAGCTACCGGCGGGGCAGCGCGAGAGATCAAGCCTGGCAGCGGGGCTTCGACGCGGCGGCGGCAAGTCGCGATCCCGCCCGCCTGATGCTTTAGGCAAATAGCTGCCAAAGCCGACGCAATTCGCCAACTATTCTTGCATCCTTTGATGCTAAAGACACGGTGCGACCCGAGGGACTCGCGGCTTTTGTTGCGAGCAACCCAAACTTGAGGCGATCCCTGCATTAGCAGGGGTCGCCTTTTTCTTGACGGGATGCCCATGAACCCGCTCTGAACCGCCGCCCGTTGCTGCGGATTCCCGCTTCACCGGCCATTTCCGCGCTGTTTCGCCCGGCTCGCTCGCGACCCCCAAGCGGACCCTTCGGTCCGCGGGCCGCTCGCCTCGGCCGGGGCGCCCCCACGAGAGGAAAATATCTCTCACAGACCTCCCATGATGTCAGCCGTCCGGGACCGCCTCAAGGATCGACGGTCCCCCCAATTTTGCCCTGGCCACCGCTCCGCTTCGCTCCACGGCAACCAGGACAAAATCGGTACCCCCGTCGCCCGCTTCGCGGCCGCCGGCGATGCCGGCGGTCCTTGACCCGATCCCGGACGGCCGACGGCCACTCCCCTGTCCTTCAAGACAAGAGGAGAAAGACGATGCAGACCCAGATGACCAGCGCCGCCGCCGACAACGCCGCCTTCTTCGCCGCCGTCGCCTGCGCACAGCGCCGCGCGCTCCACAGCTTCTTCGACCAGCATGTCATCCAGGAGAGCGAGGGCCGCTACATCAGCATCGACGAAGGCGACTATGACGCGCTGCCGATGACGCTCGTCGACCGGGTGGTGCACACAGTGCCGGGCGGTCTATCGGACGAATATTGAAACCGAGGGGAGGGGCCGCAAGGCCTCTCCTTTTTTGCTGCTCGGGACAGACGGACGCGGGGGGCATCGAGCCCCCCGCGTCCGTACCGCGCCGGTCGGCGCGGCAGGGTCGTTTCAGGCGGCGAGGCGCTTGGTGACTTCCTCGAAACCGAGCTTCTTCACCTGCGCGGCGAAGGCCTCGATCCTATCGAGCGGGAGCTTGAACAGCCCCGCCTTGTCGAGGGCCGCCAGCGCCGCATCGCGCTCGCGTTCCGCGAGCCGCTTGCGGCGATCGGCCAGCCGCTCTTCGTCTGCGGCAATGGCCGCGCGTTCATCGTCCAGGGATTTCGCCATAGGAAGGCCTTTCGTTCAAGCTGATCGGGCTGTGAACGCGCCTCTCCTATAAGCGATGGAGAGGCCCGGCGGAAGACAGGAAAGGGGTTGCTGGGCGCATCGGGACGAGCCCGATGACGGCTCTATTCACTAGGCCGCCGCCGACCCCTGCGGGCCTGTCCCCGGCCAAGCTCACGGAGCCGATGCGAACGCCTCGTCTCCGCCCATTCGGGTGACGATCCTCGCCTGGGGCGGGGGCGTTTCGCCCCCGCTGCCAAAGCGACGGAGACCTCACGCAGGCGGGCCTGCGGGTTCCTCTTGCGTCGGAGCAAAAGAACCTCGCCTGCGGATTTGAGGCGGACGCCCAAAGGGCCGATCGGGATCGACGACGTGTCACCGCTCGTACCACCGCGCCGCTTTATGCCGCACTGGCGCCTCAAAGCGCCGCACCTGCCGGCCTGACCCAAGCTAGTTCCGCCACAAAGGGCGGAGCAGTACCCGCCGGAGGCCGGTTCCATCCCCTCATAGACGACGACCCGAACGTCCCAGGGCAACGGGGCGAGCTCTCAGGATTTTAGCACACCCTACGCAGCAAGCTGCAGGAAATAAGCCCGAAATCCAACGGGTTACGGCAGAGGGGCGGATGTTTACACTGTATGACGCGCGCGGCCGAAGTAATAATGGGCTCTAATTCAATATCTTAGCTGTCATCGCTGTTTACAGCGGCCTTCCCGCCTGCGCCTATTCTTGCGAAGGGGTGCACTCTCCTCTATAAGCGTCATCGCGCTCTCAAGCTCCACCAGCCTCTCTGCTAGGAGGCTGGCTTGTCCCACAGTTCGAAGATCGTCTCGCTGCGCATGGCGCGAGACCGGTTCGACCGTCTCGTCGCGGTCGCCGATGCGCGTCACTGTCGGCCGTCCGACGTCATCCGCAGCGCCATCGATGCCTATCTTGGCGGGGCTTCGGTCCTGACTGCCAGCCAGCTTCGTCTCGCGCGCATCGGCGAGTTCCAGCAGCTCGCCCTCGACATCATCATCCGTGAGCAATTTCCCGAATTCCGCGACCGCATCGTCGCGGAAACCGACAAGCGCCTGGAGCAGTATCATGGCGCGTAAAAACGATATCCGCACAGACGGCCGGGCCATCCCCTTGACCCATCACAGCGCGCGCGGACGGGTGCAGCGCAATTCGGGCAATTTTACCCGCGGCTCGCAGCTTCTCACCCACGAACTTCTGATGTGGTTCTCGGGTGCGAAACTGCCCATCCTGATGTGGTTCTTCCTCTTCGCGGCCGCCTGGTTCGTGATCATGTCGATCAAGCTCGACGAGCACGGCTTCCAGCTCATCTGCATGAAGATTTATGCCGCGCTCTGGAACTGGGTCGACCTCAACCCCAACAAGCGCGTCAACGTCACCCTGCCGAGCGGCGAGGTCATGCGTACGGTGATGCCCGCGGTGCCTTATATCGCCGAGGTCATCCAGGCCTGGAAGATCGCGATGAAAGGCCTTCTGGCGGCCTTCTTCGTATCCATCTTCATCACCATCCCGGTCGCACTCTGGTTCGTCGATCTTTCGCGCCAGCGGGGCAAGACGATCCTTCAGGAACGCCACGAGCGCGGAGCCATGCTGG from Sphingobium yanoikuyae includes:
- a CDS encoding NYN domain-containing protein — protein: MEPDTPLAATPSRRIALLIDADNVSHAKIGAILAELSKYGTANIRRAYGNWAATTLKGWTGKLHDFAIRPIQQFSYSTGKNATDIALVIDAMELLYTQDLDAFAIASSDADFTPLIMQLKANGHEVYGFGERKTPTPFVNACTTFLFLDGLEDSAPPAEAEVEAPAAAQPKGRGRRKAAPAAAPAAAAAPAAPPEAPTTPGAKSLAQDSKLITTLRGAVEAAARDDGWAHMAAAGSAVKRQAPIDPRNYGVKNFPRLFEATGLFVIMKGDNGQTYVADKRNTDRAAKPGG
- a CDS encoding single-stranded DNA-binding protein — translated: MNEVNLTGRVAKDPQTPSGNGPVTLIVATDRVKLKDGKTYIDEATGYTAKTSEFHKVTCFNGQGKAAATRKKGDVVAISGYLHYSSWEDRDGNARYGAEVIADRLHFF
- a CDS encoding DUF2493 domain-containing protein, producing MTNFTNFADLASFIAASRDNDDASRNYGAAFIEHSEMAKLSIVEAPEALDMPDPEQVRAAVDMMMQTMFDVLRDTRMEAYAADLAWGFANSFHVVAKRIEGREDDAAKALGELARHYDPSEIYATELEDTQLLCQTLQGCREAMECMRDHAAEVYRVETGKPFSPVKGSRASSALSASMIDARDYLAGRARTRREQFAPDGPVVIFSGGQVWEDHDLLYKGLDRIKTRIPEMILATTAQAKGCDAIAHAWAAARGVKVIQFRLDRSQGNRAAFVRNDRLVNLKPVEAVICEGSGIQMNLAQKLRQAGVPLHVVNLAHQRTAKRA